The proteins below are encoded in one region of Bombus vancouverensis nearcticus chromosome 8, iyBomVanc1_principal, whole genome shotgun sequence:
- the LOC117162760 gene encoding protogenin isoform X2, translated as MAARVLLLSILFTEVLKPAYAAGVKEIGTGLHNKNVSKSESFNISPTKSSGITLEIQPSGHVILGKKGVTLTCITGPNQNISWLHNGIPAPPCGIARCTILKNGSLHLHKMVQKFKEKNSTTVNFKDYYKDEYRCVTRTNLGLLRSSPTFIHIAELAHVFKKSPENITVQEGEIARLSCLIDSVPFPPNITWQHNEKILLPNQSNLNSKYIMVPPGVLYIKATKLSDAGSYRCIVNNEFLKKTKKSKEAKLTVISRPEGNGSHIPPLLFPQISYNHWLLNGSNLSLVCAASGYPPPLMMWSFIPRYTGNHNVAQPRISLNSSIGITILSLVNVSASDAGVYVCSVKNSVTNNVKIQNVTVDILIPPSFVKIPTNQVCPNGRTARFECQAQGLPVPKIYWLKDSLNITINGRRTIYTKEFNKMELAISATVPSDSGIYQCVAVNSVGEIWAAGRLQVNTSRNSPAAPTSLKCRALSPVKIFISWEPPKSLSHSSIKAYTVHYSPVGGKEEVSPPEPGNSTSVEVTKLLEPYTNYSFYIRVWNNYGPSDQSATILCSTAPSVPKGAPKVNANILSSTKLNVSWEPLPKKESRGVVVQYKLQLRLHEHPSSRVLHLPADVDSYVFSDLIPGAQYDLRVLARTKQGWPNVSESQLEWITVTMPPAESNQFIIKNVVDVQVLIINASIVKMKWKINVRENNIIETEFDLWQIYCENQSGHKLATIFLPQNVTEYVFTNLDVNVSYTMGLCMISSGETTGCLTKQIHTIQLDTNNVPMALEAIPVSPTSINVTWSLNGVHEVNSFELCYHAIHVANSDGPKCFILNDTKANIDKLKPFTLYQFKVRAIQNNTNQSNFYSESVECYTNEDIPGKVEEVQWFLVNNTKVRIAWKEPSNINGIIQNYFVIYTMDLTDSATAWRNVTVLGNKTSTTLPGLTPGKRYFVMVQAMTKAGYGKPSDPIIIITGGSSKVPSPPDEQKPPQNTKPDQSLGKQTYLLQLYKKLIEIIKFNLIIISYLLILGVILGVSISIGFITICLCSIYCRKKCENARILRESAQSTKGRASVRNGNRCCADQSSTSVSQQMNTRITPNEIELAVLCPTSPITTNPHLDTKGGKSNGILESCVKEPLLPSWEINGEPKDIHITKNSQYKTMDSVVLSTQKQEQEPEQDLDGTQLTVVNCTLGSSNSSLNNNSGCPDGDTSLPKPICISVPALGPNG; from the exons ATGGCGGCGCGAGTACTTTTACTGAGCATCTTGTTTACAGAAGTGCTAAAGCCCGCTTATGCCGCAG GTGTCAAAGAAATTGGAACTGGTCTACATAACAAAAACGTGTCAAAATCAGAAAGTTTCAACATTAGTCCAACCAAAAGTTCTGGCATAACATTAGAAATTCAACCCAGTGGTCATGTGATATTAGGAAAAAAAGGAGTTACACTTACTTGTATAACTGGACCAAATCAAAATATTTCTTGGTTACACAATGGAATACCTGCACCACCATGTGGTATTGCACGTTGTACTATTCTCAAGAATGGTTCTCTTCATTTACATAAG ATGGTGCAaaagtttaaagaaaaaaaCTCTACTACAGTTAACTTTAAAGATTATTACAAAGATGAATATCGTTGTGTAACACGTACTAATTTAGGGCTTCTAAGATCATCTCCTACATTTATTCACATAGCAG AACTTGCCCATGTATTTAAAAAGTCACCAGAAAATATAACTGTACAAGAAGGTGAAATTGCAAGATTATCTTGTTTAATAGATAGTGTTCCTTTTCCTCCTAATATCACATGGCAgcataatgaaaaaatattgttGCCCAATCAGAGTAATTTAAA taGTAAGTATATAATGGTACCACCAGGTGTTCTGTATATAAAAGCAACGAAGTTATCAGATGCTGGTTCATATAG ATGCATAGTAAATAATGAATTCCTAAAGAAAACCAAAAAAAGTAAGGAAGCAAAATTAACTGTTATTTCACGACCAGAGGGTAATGGATCACATATACCACCATTGTTATTTCCACAAATTTCATACAATCATTGGTTGTTAAATGGATCAAATCTTAGTTTAGTATGTGCTGCATCTGGATATCCACCGCCACTTATGATGTGGTCATTTATTCCTCGCTATACTG gTAATCATAATGTTGCACAACCTCGCATTTCGCTTAATTCTAGTATTGGTATTACTATATTGTCACTAGTAAATGTGAGTGCATCTGATGCAGGAGTTTATGTATGTTCTGTAAAGAACTCTGTTACAAATAATGTGAAGATTCAA AATGTAACAGTGGATATATTAATACCACCATCATTTGTGAAGATACCTACAAATCAAGTATGTCCAAATGGGAGAACCGCAAGATTTGAATGTCAAGCACAAGGGTTACCTGTGCCTAAAATATATTGGTTAAAAGATTCATTGAATATAACAATTAATG GACGTAGGACTATATATACAAAAGAATTTAATAAGATGGAACTTGCAATATCAGCAACAGTTCCATCTGATTCTGGTATTTATCAATGTGTTGCTGTAAATTCTGTGGGAGAAATTTGGGCCGCAGGTCGGCTTCAAGTAAACACATCTCGTAATAGTCCTGCTGCACCTACCTCTTTAAAATGTCGTGCTCTGTCACccgttaaaatttttatttcctggGAACCACCAAAGTCTCTATCACATAGCAGTATTAAAGCTTATACCGTCCATTATAGTCCCGTAg GAGGCAAAGAAGAAGTTTCTCCACCTGAACCGGGTAATTCTACGTCAGTAGAAGTGACGAAGCTTCTTGAACCATATACTAATTATTCCTTCTACATACGAGTGTGGAACAATTATGGTCCTAGCGATCAATCAGCCACCATTTTGTGTTCTACAGCCCCAAGTG TTCCTAAAGGTGCACCAAAAGTAAACGCGAATATACTTAGTAGTACAAAGTTAAATGTATCATGGGAGCCATTACCTAAAAAGGAGTCTCGTGGTGTTGTGGTACAATATAAATTACAGTTGAGACTGCATGAACATCCATCTTCTCGGGTTCTTCACTTACCCGCTGACGTGGATTCTTATGTATTTTCTG ATTTAATACCTGGAGCACAATACGACCTACGAGTACTAGCCAGAACAAAACAAGGTTGGCCTAACGTGAGCGAATCGCAATTAGAGTGGATTACTGTAACTATGCCACCAGCTGAATCTAAtcaatttattatcaaaaatgtTGTGGATGTAcaagtattaataataaatgctTCAATTGTAAAG ATGAAATGGAAAATAAATGTTAGGGAAAATAACATAATTGAAACGGAATTTgatctttggcaaatttattgtGAGAATCAAAGTGGACATAAATTAGCAACTATTTTTTTACCACAAAATGTTACAGAATATGTATTTACTAATCTTG ATGTAAATGTTTCTTATACAATGGGCTTATGTATGATAAGTTCTGGTGAAACAACAGGCTGTTTAACAAAACAAATACATACTATTCAACTTGATACAA ATAATGTACCAATGGCCTTGGAAGCAATTCCTGTTTCACCTACTTCCATAAATGTTACATGGTCCTTGAATGGTGTGCATGAAGTGAACTCTTTTGAATTATGTTATCATGCAATTCATGTCGCAAATTCAGATGGTCCTAAATGTTTTATATT GAACGATACAAAAGCAAATATTGACAAACTCAAACCATTTACATTATATCAGTTTAAAGTAAGGGCCATTCAAAATAATACAAACCAAAGCAATTTTTATAGCGAATCTGTAGAATGTTATACGAATGAAGATA TCCCTGGCAAAGTAGAAGAAGTACAATGGTTTTTAGTAAATAATACAAAAGTACGAATTGCATGGAAGGAACCAAGTAATATAAATGGTATAATACAaaactatttcgttatatatacAATGGACTTAACGGATTCAGCCACAGCATGGAGAAATGTAACAGTACTTGGCAATAAAACATCGACAACTTTACCTGGTCTAACTCCAGGAAAACGGTATTTTGTCATGGTTCAAGCTATGACAAAGGCCGGTTATGGTAAACCGTCAGATCCTATAATCATTATTACTGGCGGTTCATCAAAGGTACCAAGTCCTCCAGATGAACAAAAACCACCACAAAATACAAAACCTGATCAGAGTCTTGGTAAACAAACTTATTTGCTTCAATTGTACAAGAagttaattgaaataataaaatttaatcttataattatttcatatttacttattttaggTGTAATTCTTGGTGTAAGCATAAGTATTGGATTTATTACAATTTGCCTGTGCAGTATATATTGTCGAAAAAAATGTGAGAATGCTCGTATTTTGAGAGAAAGTGCGCAATCTACAAAAGGTCGTGCTTCGGTACGAAATGGAAATAGATGTTGCGCGGATCAGTCTTCTACATCAGTGAGTCAACAGATGAATACCAGAATAACACCTAATGAAATTGAACTTGCTGTTCTTTGTCCCACATCTCCAATCACAACTAACCCACATTTAGACACGAAA GGTGGCAAATCTAATGGAATTCTTGAATCTTGTGTAAAAGAGCCTTTATTACCATCATGGGAAATAAATGGTGAACCGAAAGATATTCATATAACAAAAAATTCTCAG TACAAAACAATGGACAGTGTTGTCTTAAGTACACAAAAACAAGAACAAGAGCCAGAACAAGATTTAGATGGCACACAGCTTACGGTGGTCAATTGTACTTTAGGCAGTAGCAATAGCagtttaaataataattctGGTTGTCCAGATGGAGATACGTCCTTACCAAAACCTATATGTATATCTGTTCCGGCGCTTGGACCAAATGGATGA
- the LOC117162760 gene encoding protogenin isoform X1, whose translation MAARVLLLSILFTEVLKPAYAAGVKEIGTGLHNKNVSKSESFNISPTKSSGITLEIQPSGHVILGKKGVTLTCITGPNQNISWLHNGIPAPPCGIARCTILKNGSLHLHKMVQKFKEKNSTTVNFKDYYKDEYRCVTRTNLGLLRSSPTFIHIAELAHVFKKSPENITVQEGEIARLSCLIDSVPFPPNITWQHNEKILLPNQSNLNSKYIMVPPGVLYIKATKLSDAGSYRCIVNNEFLKKTKKSKEAKLTVISRPEGNGSHIPPLLFPQISYNHWLLNGSNLSLVCAASGYPPPLMMWSFIPRYTGNHNVAQPRISLNSSIGITILSLVNVSASDAGVYVCSVKNSVTNNVKIQNVTVDILIPPSFVKIPTNQVCPNGRTARFECQAQGLPVPKIYWLKDSLNITINGRRTIYTKEFNKMELAISATVPSDSGIYQCVAVNSVGEIWAAGRLQVNTSRNSPAAPTSLKCRALSPVKIFISWEPPKSLSHSSIKAYTVHYSPVEGGKEEVSPPEPGNSTSVEVTKLLEPYTNYSFYIRVWNNYGPSDQSATILCSTAPSVPKGAPKVNANILSSTKLNVSWEPLPKKESRGVVVQYKLQLRLHEHPSSRVLHLPADVDSYVFSDLIPGAQYDLRVLARTKQGWPNVSESQLEWITVTMPPAESNQFIIKNVVDVQVLIINASIVKMKWKINVRENNIIETEFDLWQIYCENQSGHKLATIFLPQNVTEYVFTNLDVNVSYTMGLCMISSGETTGCLTKQIHTIQLDTNNVPMALEAIPVSPTSINVTWSLNGVHEVNSFELCYHAIHVANSDGPKCFILNDTKANIDKLKPFTLYQFKVRAIQNNTNQSNFYSESVECYTNEDIPGKVEEVQWFLVNNTKVRIAWKEPSNINGIIQNYFVIYTMDLTDSATAWRNVTVLGNKTSTTLPGLTPGKRYFVMVQAMTKAGYGKPSDPIIIITGGSSKVPSPPDEQKPPQNTKPDQSLGKQTYLLQLYKKLIEIIKFNLIIISYLLILGVILGVSISIGFITICLCSIYCRKKCENARILRESAQSTKGRASVRNGNRCCADQSSTSVSQQMNTRITPNEIELAVLCPTSPITTNPHLDTKGGKSNGILESCVKEPLLPSWEINGEPKDIHITKNSQYKTMDSVVLSTQKQEQEPEQDLDGTQLTVVNCTLGSSNSSLNNNSGCPDGDTSLPKPICISVPALGPNG comes from the exons ATGGCGGCGCGAGTACTTTTACTGAGCATCTTGTTTACAGAAGTGCTAAAGCCCGCTTATGCCGCAG GTGTCAAAGAAATTGGAACTGGTCTACATAACAAAAACGTGTCAAAATCAGAAAGTTTCAACATTAGTCCAACCAAAAGTTCTGGCATAACATTAGAAATTCAACCCAGTGGTCATGTGATATTAGGAAAAAAAGGAGTTACACTTACTTGTATAACTGGACCAAATCAAAATATTTCTTGGTTACACAATGGAATACCTGCACCACCATGTGGTATTGCACGTTGTACTATTCTCAAGAATGGTTCTCTTCATTTACATAAG ATGGTGCAaaagtttaaagaaaaaaaCTCTACTACAGTTAACTTTAAAGATTATTACAAAGATGAATATCGTTGTGTAACACGTACTAATTTAGGGCTTCTAAGATCATCTCCTACATTTATTCACATAGCAG AACTTGCCCATGTATTTAAAAAGTCACCAGAAAATATAACTGTACAAGAAGGTGAAATTGCAAGATTATCTTGTTTAATAGATAGTGTTCCTTTTCCTCCTAATATCACATGGCAgcataatgaaaaaatattgttGCCCAATCAGAGTAATTTAAA taGTAAGTATATAATGGTACCACCAGGTGTTCTGTATATAAAAGCAACGAAGTTATCAGATGCTGGTTCATATAG ATGCATAGTAAATAATGAATTCCTAAAGAAAACCAAAAAAAGTAAGGAAGCAAAATTAACTGTTATTTCACGACCAGAGGGTAATGGATCACATATACCACCATTGTTATTTCCACAAATTTCATACAATCATTGGTTGTTAAATGGATCAAATCTTAGTTTAGTATGTGCTGCATCTGGATATCCACCGCCACTTATGATGTGGTCATTTATTCCTCGCTATACTG gTAATCATAATGTTGCACAACCTCGCATTTCGCTTAATTCTAGTATTGGTATTACTATATTGTCACTAGTAAATGTGAGTGCATCTGATGCAGGAGTTTATGTATGTTCTGTAAAGAACTCTGTTACAAATAATGTGAAGATTCAA AATGTAACAGTGGATATATTAATACCACCATCATTTGTGAAGATACCTACAAATCAAGTATGTCCAAATGGGAGAACCGCAAGATTTGAATGTCAAGCACAAGGGTTACCTGTGCCTAAAATATATTGGTTAAAAGATTCATTGAATATAACAATTAATG GACGTAGGACTATATATACAAAAGAATTTAATAAGATGGAACTTGCAATATCAGCAACAGTTCCATCTGATTCTGGTATTTATCAATGTGTTGCTGTAAATTCTGTGGGAGAAATTTGGGCCGCAGGTCGGCTTCAAGTAAACACATCTCGTAATAGTCCTGCTGCACCTACCTCTTTAAAATGTCGTGCTCTGTCACccgttaaaatttttatttcctggGAACCACCAAAGTCTCTATCACATAGCAGTATTAAAGCTTATACCGTCCATTATAGTCCCGTAg AAGGAGGCAAAGAAGAAGTTTCTCCACCTGAACCGGGTAATTCTACGTCAGTAGAAGTGACGAAGCTTCTTGAACCATATACTAATTATTCCTTCTACATACGAGTGTGGAACAATTATGGTCCTAGCGATCAATCAGCCACCATTTTGTGTTCTACAGCCCCAAGTG TTCCTAAAGGTGCACCAAAAGTAAACGCGAATATACTTAGTAGTACAAAGTTAAATGTATCATGGGAGCCATTACCTAAAAAGGAGTCTCGTGGTGTTGTGGTACAATATAAATTACAGTTGAGACTGCATGAACATCCATCTTCTCGGGTTCTTCACTTACCCGCTGACGTGGATTCTTATGTATTTTCTG ATTTAATACCTGGAGCACAATACGACCTACGAGTACTAGCCAGAACAAAACAAGGTTGGCCTAACGTGAGCGAATCGCAATTAGAGTGGATTACTGTAACTATGCCACCAGCTGAATCTAAtcaatttattatcaaaaatgtTGTGGATGTAcaagtattaataataaatgctTCAATTGTAAAG ATGAAATGGAAAATAAATGTTAGGGAAAATAACATAATTGAAACGGAATTTgatctttggcaaatttattgtGAGAATCAAAGTGGACATAAATTAGCAACTATTTTTTTACCACAAAATGTTACAGAATATGTATTTACTAATCTTG ATGTAAATGTTTCTTATACAATGGGCTTATGTATGATAAGTTCTGGTGAAACAACAGGCTGTTTAACAAAACAAATACATACTATTCAACTTGATACAA ATAATGTACCAATGGCCTTGGAAGCAATTCCTGTTTCACCTACTTCCATAAATGTTACATGGTCCTTGAATGGTGTGCATGAAGTGAACTCTTTTGAATTATGTTATCATGCAATTCATGTCGCAAATTCAGATGGTCCTAAATGTTTTATATT GAACGATACAAAAGCAAATATTGACAAACTCAAACCATTTACATTATATCAGTTTAAAGTAAGGGCCATTCAAAATAATACAAACCAAAGCAATTTTTATAGCGAATCTGTAGAATGTTATACGAATGAAGATA TCCCTGGCAAAGTAGAAGAAGTACAATGGTTTTTAGTAAATAATACAAAAGTACGAATTGCATGGAAGGAACCAAGTAATATAAATGGTATAATACAaaactatttcgttatatatacAATGGACTTAACGGATTCAGCCACAGCATGGAGAAATGTAACAGTACTTGGCAATAAAACATCGACAACTTTACCTGGTCTAACTCCAGGAAAACGGTATTTTGTCATGGTTCAAGCTATGACAAAGGCCGGTTATGGTAAACCGTCAGATCCTATAATCATTATTACTGGCGGTTCATCAAAGGTACCAAGTCCTCCAGATGAACAAAAACCACCACAAAATACAAAACCTGATCAGAGTCTTGGTAAACAAACTTATTTGCTTCAATTGTACAAGAagttaattgaaataataaaatttaatcttataattatttcatatttacttattttaggTGTAATTCTTGGTGTAAGCATAAGTATTGGATTTATTACAATTTGCCTGTGCAGTATATATTGTCGAAAAAAATGTGAGAATGCTCGTATTTTGAGAGAAAGTGCGCAATCTACAAAAGGTCGTGCTTCGGTACGAAATGGAAATAGATGTTGCGCGGATCAGTCTTCTACATCAGTGAGTCAACAGATGAATACCAGAATAACACCTAATGAAATTGAACTTGCTGTTCTTTGTCCCACATCTCCAATCACAACTAACCCACATTTAGACACGAAA GGTGGCAAATCTAATGGAATTCTTGAATCTTGTGTAAAAGAGCCTTTATTACCATCATGGGAAATAAATGGTGAACCGAAAGATATTCATATAACAAAAAATTCTCAG TACAAAACAATGGACAGTGTTGTCTTAAGTACACAAAAACAAGAACAAGAGCCAGAACAAGATTTAGATGGCACACAGCTTACGGTGGTCAATTGTACTTTAGGCAGTAGCAATAGCagtttaaataataattctGGTTGTCCAGATGGAGATACGTCCTTACCAAAACCTATATGTATATCTGTTCCGGCGCTTGGACCAAATGGATGA
- the LOC117162760 gene encoding protogenin B isoform X3: MAARVLLLSILFTEVLKPAYAAGVKEIGTGLHNKNVSKSESFNISPTKSSGITLEIQPSGHVILGKKGVTLTCITGPNQNISWLHNGIPAPPCGIARCTILKNGSLHLHKMVQKFKEKNSTTVNFKDYYKDEYRCVTRTNLGLLRSSPTFIHIAELAHVFKKSPENITVQEGEIARLSCLIDSVPFPPNITWQHNEKILLPNQSNLNSKYIMVPPGVLYIKATKLSDAGSYRCIVNNEFLKKTKKSKEAKLTVISRPEGNGSHIPPLLFPQISYNHWLLNGSNLSLVCAASGYPPPLMMWSFIPRYTGNHNVAQPRISLNSSIGITILSLVNVSASDAGVYVCSVKNSVTNNVKIQNVTVDILIPPSFVKIPTNQVCPNGRTARFECQAQGLPVPKIYWLKDSLNITINGRRTIYTKEFNKMELAISATVPSDSGIYQCVAVNSVGEIWAAGRLQVNTSRNSPAAPTSLKCRALSPVKIFISWEPPKSLSHSSIKAYTVHYSPVEGGKEEVSPPEPGNSTSVEVTKLLEPYTNYSFYIRVWNNYGPSDQSATILCSTAPSVPKGAPKVNANILSSTKLNVSWEPLPKKESRGVVVQYKLQLRLHEHPSSRVLHLPADVDSYVFSDLIPGAQYDLRVLARTKQGWPNVSESQLEWITVTMPPAESNQFIIKNVVDVQVLIINASIVKMKWKINVRENNIIETEFDLWQIYCENQSGHKLATIFLPQNVTEYVFTNLDVNVSYTMGLCMISSGETTGCLTKQIHTIQLDTNNVPMALEAIPVSPTSINVTWSLNGVHEVNSFELCYHAIHVANSDGPKCFILNDTKANIDKLKPFTLYQFKVRAIQNNTNQSNFYSESVECYTNEDIPGKVEEVQWFLVNNTKVRIAWKEPSNINGIIQNYFVIYTMDLTDSATAWRNVTVLGNKTSTTLPGLTPGKRYFVMVQAMTKAGYGKPSDPIIIITGGSSKVPSPPDEQKPPQNTKPDQSLGVILGVSISIGFITICLCSIYCRKKCENARILRESAQSTKGRASVRNGNRCCADQSSTSVSQQMNTRITPNEIELAVLCPTSPITTNPHLDTKGGKSNGILESCVKEPLLPSWEINGEPKDIHITKNSQYKTMDSVVLSTQKQEQEPEQDLDGTQLTVVNCTLGSSNSSLNNNSGCPDGDTSLPKPICISVPALGPNG; the protein is encoded by the exons ATGGCGGCGCGAGTACTTTTACTGAGCATCTTGTTTACAGAAGTGCTAAAGCCCGCTTATGCCGCAG GTGTCAAAGAAATTGGAACTGGTCTACATAACAAAAACGTGTCAAAATCAGAAAGTTTCAACATTAGTCCAACCAAAAGTTCTGGCATAACATTAGAAATTCAACCCAGTGGTCATGTGATATTAGGAAAAAAAGGAGTTACACTTACTTGTATAACTGGACCAAATCAAAATATTTCTTGGTTACACAATGGAATACCTGCACCACCATGTGGTATTGCACGTTGTACTATTCTCAAGAATGGTTCTCTTCATTTACATAAG ATGGTGCAaaagtttaaagaaaaaaaCTCTACTACAGTTAACTTTAAAGATTATTACAAAGATGAATATCGTTGTGTAACACGTACTAATTTAGGGCTTCTAAGATCATCTCCTACATTTATTCACATAGCAG AACTTGCCCATGTATTTAAAAAGTCACCAGAAAATATAACTGTACAAGAAGGTGAAATTGCAAGATTATCTTGTTTAATAGATAGTGTTCCTTTTCCTCCTAATATCACATGGCAgcataatgaaaaaatattgttGCCCAATCAGAGTAATTTAAA taGTAAGTATATAATGGTACCACCAGGTGTTCTGTATATAAAAGCAACGAAGTTATCAGATGCTGGTTCATATAG ATGCATAGTAAATAATGAATTCCTAAAGAAAACCAAAAAAAGTAAGGAAGCAAAATTAACTGTTATTTCACGACCAGAGGGTAATGGATCACATATACCACCATTGTTATTTCCACAAATTTCATACAATCATTGGTTGTTAAATGGATCAAATCTTAGTTTAGTATGTGCTGCATCTGGATATCCACCGCCACTTATGATGTGGTCATTTATTCCTCGCTATACTG gTAATCATAATGTTGCACAACCTCGCATTTCGCTTAATTCTAGTATTGGTATTACTATATTGTCACTAGTAAATGTGAGTGCATCTGATGCAGGAGTTTATGTATGTTCTGTAAAGAACTCTGTTACAAATAATGTGAAGATTCAA AATGTAACAGTGGATATATTAATACCACCATCATTTGTGAAGATACCTACAAATCAAGTATGTCCAAATGGGAGAACCGCAAGATTTGAATGTCAAGCACAAGGGTTACCTGTGCCTAAAATATATTGGTTAAAAGATTCATTGAATATAACAATTAATG GACGTAGGACTATATATACAAAAGAATTTAATAAGATGGAACTTGCAATATCAGCAACAGTTCCATCTGATTCTGGTATTTATCAATGTGTTGCTGTAAATTCTGTGGGAGAAATTTGGGCCGCAGGTCGGCTTCAAGTAAACACATCTCGTAATAGTCCTGCTGCACCTACCTCTTTAAAATGTCGTGCTCTGTCACccgttaaaatttttatttcctggGAACCACCAAAGTCTCTATCACATAGCAGTATTAAAGCTTATACCGTCCATTATAGTCCCGTAg AAGGAGGCAAAGAAGAAGTTTCTCCACCTGAACCGGGTAATTCTACGTCAGTAGAAGTGACGAAGCTTCTTGAACCATATACTAATTATTCCTTCTACATACGAGTGTGGAACAATTATGGTCCTAGCGATCAATCAGCCACCATTTTGTGTTCTACAGCCCCAAGTG TTCCTAAAGGTGCACCAAAAGTAAACGCGAATATACTTAGTAGTACAAAGTTAAATGTATCATGGGAGCCATTACCTAAAAAGGAGTCTCGTGGTGTTGTGGTACAATATAAATTACAGTTGAGACTGCATGAACATCCATCTTCTCGGGTTCTTCACTTACCCGCTGACGTGGATTCTTATGTATTTTCTG ATTTAATACCTGGAGCACAATACGACCTACGAGTACTAGCCAGAACAAAACAAGGTTGGCCTAACGTGAGCGAATCGCAATTAGAGTGGATTACTGTAACTATGCCACCAGCTGAATCTAAtcaatttattatcaaaaatgtTGTGGATGTAcaagtattaataataaatgctTCAATTGTAAAG ATGAAATGGAAAATAAATGTTAGGGAAAATAACATAATTGAAACGGAATTTgatctttggcaaatttattgtGAGAATCAAAGTGGACATAAATTAGCAACTATTTTTTTACCACAAAATGTTACAGAATATGTATTTACTAATCTTG ATGTAAATGTTTCTTATACAATGGGCTTATGTATGATAAGTTCTGGTGAAACAACAGGCTGTTTAACAAAACAAATACATACTATTCAACTTGATACAA ATAATGTACCAATGGCCTTGGAAGCAATTCCTGTTTCACCTACTTCCATAAATGTTACATGGTCCTTGAATGGTGTGCATGAAGTGAACTCTTTTGAATTATGTTATCATGCAATTCATGTCGCAAATTCAGATGGTCCTAAATGTTTTATATT GAACGATACAAAAGCAAATATTGACAAACTCAAACCATTTACATTATATCAGTTTAAAGTAAGGGCCATTCAAAATAATACAAACCAAAGCAATTTTTATAGCGAATCTGTAGAATGTTATACGAATGAAGATA TCCCTGGCAAAGTAGAAGAAGTACAATGGTTTTTAGTAAATAATACAAAAGTACGAATTGCATGGAAGGAACCAAGTAATATAAATGGTATAATACAaaactatttcgttatatatacAATGGACTTAACGGATTCAGCCACAGCATGGAGAAATGTAACAGTACTTGGCAATAAAACATCGACAACTTTACCTGGTCTAACTCCAGGAAAACGGTATTTTGTCATGGTTCAAGCTATGACAAAGGCCGGTTATGGTAAACCGTCAGATCCTATAATCATTATTACTGGCGGTTCATCAAAGGTACCAAGTCCTCCAGATGAACAAAAACCACCACAAAATACAAAACCTGATCAGAGTCTTG gTGTAATTCTTGGTGTAAGCATAAGTATTGGATTTATTACAATTTGCCTGTGCAGTATATATTGTCGAAAAAAATGTGAGAATGCTCGTATTTTGAGAGAAAGTGCGCAATCTACAAAAGGTCGTGCTTCGGTACGAAATGGAAATAGATGTTGCGCGGATCAGTCTTCTACATCAGTGAGTCAACAGATGAATACCAGAATAACACCTAATGAAATTGAACTTGCTGTTCTTTGTCCCACATCTCCAATCACAACTAACCCACATTTAGACACGAAA GGTGGCAAATCTAATGGAATTCTTGAATCTTGTGTAAAAGAGCCTTTATTACCATCATGGGAAATAAATGGTGAACCGAAAGATATTCATATAACAAAAAATTCTCAG TACAAAACAATGGACAGTGTTGTCTTAAGTACACAAAAACAAGAACAAGAGCCAGAACAAGATTTAGATGGCACACAGCTTACGGTGGTCAATTGTACTTTAGGCAGTAGCAATAGCagtttaaataataattctGGTTGTCCAGATGGAGATACGTCCTTACCAAAACCTATATGTATATCTGTTCCGGCGCTTGGACCAAATGGATGA